From Actinomyces procaprae:
CCGACCGCCTTAGTCAGCTTGTCGACCAGCTTCTTGATACCGTCAGTGTAGATAGTGCCGATCAGGAAGTTCACCGGCTTAGCCGCCAGGGACTTAATACCGTCCCACGCCTTCCCGACAGAGTCCTTCATCGTGTTGAATCCGGACTTGATCTTCCCGATCGTGTTGTTGATGTTGGCCCACAGCGTGTTAGTGAACCAGTTTGCGACCGTGTTGATCGCAGACTTGATCCCAATCCACACCGTCGTGATCGCCGACTTCAGCCCGTTAAACCCAGACTTCAACTTGTCAATGACAACCTGAATTATCGGGCGCAGCGTATTAGAGAACCACGACGCGACCGTGTTGATCGCAGACTTGATCCCAATCCACACCGTCGTGATCGCCGACTTCAGCCCGTTAAACCCAGACTTCAACTTGTCAATGACAACCTGAATTATCGGGCGCAGCGTATTAGAGAACCACGACGCGACCGTGTTGATCGCAGACTTGATCCCAATCCACACCGTGGTGATCGCCGACTTCAGCCCGTTAAACCCAGACTTCAACTTGTCAATGACAACCTGAATTATCGGGCGCAACGTGCTGTTGAACCAGTCGGCGACCACGCTGATCGCGGTCTTGATCCCATCCCAGACCACCTTCACTGCGACAGCGAGCAGCGCGAATCCCGCCATTGCGTTGCCCACAAAGACGGTGATGACGGGCTTGACGTAGGTGTTGAACCAGTCCACGACAACTCGGACAGCGCCCATAATGCCGACCCAGACCGTGCTCACTACGGTGGCGAGCGTCGAGAAAACGTTCCTGAGCGTGTCGAACACGGTCGTGAATACGGGCACGACATTATCTGAGAACCATGCCACTACCTTTTCGACGGCACCCTTTATGCCGTCCCAGACGTCTGATACCTTGTCGCCGACCGTACTGACGCCGCTCTTGATCCCGTCCCAGGCACCCTGTAGCGCGGGGAGCACAGTGTCCTGGAACCAGGACACGACCCCGCCAACCACGTTCTTGATCGCGGTCCAGACCTTGTCCATGATCTTGCGGCCGGTCTCGGTCTTCGTGAAGAAGAACCACAATCCGGCGGCCAGGGCGGCAACTGCTGTCACCACCAGCATGACGGGATTAGCGTTGGCCGCCACATTGAACGCGATTTGCGCTGCCTTGGCGGCGTTCTGCGCGGCCTTGTAGACGTTCAGCGCCGTGGTCCAAGCCTTGTAGGCCGTCACGGCCGCACCAATCGCTACCGCAATCGACGACACGTAGTCCTTGTTCTTCACAAGCCACTGCGCCACCGAGGAGATGCCGTCAACGATCGACGGGACGAGCTGCACAACGCGGGTCAGCACCTCGCCGATCTTGGGTCCAGCCTCCGCCACGAAGCCCTGCACGCCCGTCCAGATGGACTCGAGAGTCGGCTTGGCGGCCTCGAAGCCGTTCATTACAGCGATGACGGCCTCACGTACGGACATCAGGAAGTCAACGAGGCCGGAGTCCTCCTGCTGACCGAAGATCGGCCCGGTGAAGTCGCCGTCGAGCAAGATCGACTTCATGCCCTCGAATGCCGGGACAATAGTGTCGGAGATCCACTCCTTCACGACCTGCGCCTTCTCAGCAACCGTGTCGCCCCAGGTCGAGAAGTTCGCCGTAAACCCGTTAATGGCCGACGAGATGCTGTCCACGCCGAAGACGTTGATTACCTTGGTAATCGCCGCGGCGATACGGCTGCGCGCGTTCTCAAACGCCGTGGAGATACCAGACGTCGCTGTCAGCGCCTGGTCGTGGAAGGACGCCAGCCCGTCGATACCCTCGCCGTCGAGCTTTACCAGGGTGGCGTTGAAGTCATCGAAGGAGACCGTGCCTTCCTTCATCGCGTCGTACAGGTCGGAGGAGTTAGCCGTGGCCCCCAGGAGGGCGCGGGCCATCTGGTCCAGCTGCCCGGGCATGGCCGACTGCATAGAACGCCACGCCGCCATGTCCACGGTCCCGACAGCCAGCATCTGCCGGTACTGCTCCATAGCATTCTCGACAATGGCCGCCGAGCCGCCGCCAGCGAGCAGAGCATCGTTCAGAGCCAGGCTGACGTCGGTCGCCTCTTCCAGGCTGTCAGTCAGCGGAGCCAGCCCCTGCACGGTAAGGGCTACCGCGTTCGTCGACGTCGGCAGCCCGTCCAAGGACTTGGCGATCCGGTCAATCTGCACGCGCGCGTCATCGGCGGAGTAGCCGATGTTCGCCATGATCCGCGGGAAGTTCGACAGCGTGTCCGCACGGCTCACCGCCCGGGAGAGGTTCGTCGCGATCGTCGCGCCCAGGGCGGCCACAGCGACACCGGCGGCCTTCACACCGACCGAGACCGCAGAGGACAGAGCATTGCCGACAGATGCGCCGACCCTGGACGCGACCGACGCGACCCCGGCGCCGGCCGCAGCCACGACACCGCCGAGACCGGAGACCGCCTTGCCGAGCCCAGCGCCGATCACCTGGCCTACGGGCTGCCACGCCTTGACGACCTTGCCCACAGCACTGCTGCCCAGGGCGGTCGTGATCCCCGAGACCTTCGACGTGACCGCCTTCGCGACCCCGTTCACGCCGCTGGTGATGCTGCCCCACGCCTTAGTCGCGCCAGCCGACACCGAGGCCCAGGACTTCGCCAGCGGCCCCGTGACCGTCCTCGCCAGGTTGCTGATTGCAGTCCCGACCGGGCCGAGCTGCGCCAGAGTCGTCCTAGCCGCGTCCCTGGCGTACATACCCACCAGCCGCAGCGTCTCCACCCCAGACTTCACCGACGCCGCGAGCGCCCGGGCGACGGCGGGGGTCTTGACGATGGCGTTGCCGATGGATCGTGCGATTCGCTGGCCGACGCTGGTGCCGAGCTTAGTTGTGGTGGGGCCGTCGATGGCCTGTGCGAGCTGGGCCTTGATGCCCTTGGCGCTGAGGGAGACCTGGAGCCAGGCGGTGCCGAGCTGGATTCCGGAGGTGGCGTCTGCCATGGGCGGGCACCTCCTTGGGGCTGGCTGTGGAGTTATCGGCTGGCGGTGAGCTCGGGGTGGCGGGCGAGCCAGCGGGCAGCCTTGGCGTCCTGCTTCTGCTGCTGGGCGCGGGCCTTGGCCTGCCAGCCGGGTTCGGGGGGCTTCGGGGCCTTTGGCAGCTGGTTTCTCTTGGCGCCGGCGGCGGCGGCGATGTAGGAGATGATTTGCCAGGTGCCGTGCTGGATGGCGGCCACCTCGTCTGACCAGGAGACGTCCCCGCCCATTGCGCGTCCGAGCGCGCTGCCCGGGGGCAGGCCTCGCAGGAGTACCATTAGGCGGCGCGGGGTGAGGGTGCCGCGCCACAGGTCGAGCAGATCGACCTGGTAGACGCGTAGCAGGTCTGCCTCGATCTCGGCCGCGTGCTCCTGCAGGAGGGCGGGGAGCTGGGCTAGTTTCCCAGGTTCGCGGCCTCCATCAGCTCGGTCATCATGTCGCCGACGGCGTCTAGAGGTACGCGGCCTGTGTCCGGGTCGCGGAGTGTCTCTAGGACGTCGTCGCGCGCGGGCCCGAGCAGGATTGTCACGATGCGGTAGAAGGCAGCCATGTCGCCTGCCTGGCTGAGCGCCGTCGCCTCAAGAAACTCCCAGGAGGACAGTGCCTCGGGGTCGAGGGTCACGGTGATGCCTCGGACGGTGACGGTGATGGGCTCGCCGGTGGCCTCGGAGCGCTGCTGGTCCGCGATGGTCACCTGGGGCGCCTGTTCGGCGGCGGCTGCCAGGGGCTCGCCGTCGGCGGCGGGGGCTGTGGCGGCCGGGCGGGCGGCGAGGGCGGTGTGGGTGTGGGGGCGACGCCGGCCGCGGTTCTTCTTGGACGACATTTCCGGATCCCTTTCAAAGATTGTGGGTGCGCCGGATCCTCTAGCGGTGGGTTGACCCTCGCCCGGCCGGGGATCCGGGGCCGGCCGGGCGAGGGAGTGTGTCAGGCGGACGGGAGCAGCGACGGAGCGTCCGTCCAGATGCTGAAGTCGTCCAGCATCGTCAGCTGGTGCTCATAACCGGTGATCTCACCGGTCTGGAAGGACAACTCGCCGCGCTCGCCCAGCTCCAGGTGAGGGAGCACGATGCGGATCTTCACGCCCGCGCCGGACACATCAAACAGGTCCAGCACCCCGGACATGGGGATGACCTTCCGAGACGTCGGGACTGTCAGCTTCGCGACGACCTTCGTCTCCCCGTTGAACTCCTCCGAGCTGCGCCCAGCGGCCTTGACGTCCAGGTACCGCTTGACGATGTCGAGCTTCCCCTCAAGCAGTGTCGCGGTCACAGTCGTCTTGGAGGAGTCCATGAAAGTCTTGACGATCTTGTGTCCCTGGTGTCCCTTGATCTCAGACACCGAGTCGTCGAACGCCATGCCGGCTCCGTCCTCGGACAGCCAGCCACAGTCCACCAGGGTGTCCGGCACAGCCGTGTACAAGCCGGTGATCTTGGAGTCCAGATCCGGGTCGTAATCCCCCAGGTAAAGGGAGTCATCATCAGACCCAAAGATCCATGCGTTGAGAGCGTTT
This genomic window contains:
- a CDS encoding tape measure protein, whose protein sequence is MADATSGIQLGTAWLQVSLSAKGIKAQLAQAIDGPTTTKLGTSVGQRIARSIGNAIVKTPAVARALAASVKSGVETLRLVGMYARDAARTTLAQLGPVGTAISNLARTVTGPLAKSWASVSAGATKAWGSITSGVNGVAKAVTSKVSGITTALGSSAVGKVVKAWQPVGQVIGAGLGKAVSGLGGVVAAAGAGVASVASRVGASVGNALSSAVSVGVKAAGVAVAALGATIATNLSRAVSRADTLSNFPRIMANIGYSADDARVQIDRIAKSLDGLPTSTNAVALTVQGLAPLTDSLEEATDVSLALNDALLAGGGSAAIVENAMEQYRQMLAVGTVDMAAWRSMQSAMPGQLDQMARALLGATANSSDLYDAMKEGTVSFDDFNATLVKLDGEGIDGLASFHDQALTATSGISTAFENARSRIAAAITKVINVFGVDSISSAINGFTANFSTWGDTVAEKAQVVKEWISDTIVPAFEGMKSILLDGDFTGPIFGQQEDSGLVDFLMSVREAVIAVMNGFEAAKPTLESIWTGVQGFVAEAGPKIGEVLTRVVQLVPSIVDGISSVAQWLVKNKDYVSSIAVAIGAAVTAYKAWTTALNVYKAAQNAAKAAQIAFNVAANANPVMLVVTAVAALAAGLWFFFTKTETGRKIMDKVWTAIKNVVGGVVSWFQDTVLPALQGAWDGIKSGVSTVGDKVSDVWDGIKGAVEKVVAWFSDNVVPVFTTVFDTLRNVFSTLATVVSTVWVGIMGAVRVVVDWFNTYVKPVITVFVGNAMAGFALLAVAVKVVWDGIKTAISVVADWFNSTLRPIIQVVIDKLKSGFNGLKSAITTVWIGIKSAINTVASWFSNTLRPIIQVVIDKLKSGFNGLKSAITTVWIGIKSAINTVASWFSNTLRPIIQVVIDKLKSGFNGLKSAITTVWIGIKSAINTVANWFTNTLWANINNTIGKIKSGFNTMKDSVGKAWDGIKSLAAKPVNFLIGTIYTDGIKKLVDKLTKAVGLNITLPSVSKIPGYASGGVLPGYTPGKDVYHFVSRDGGGALALSGGEAIMRPEWVRAVGGEKAVNAMNRAAVGGGRRGLSAIGDRGYQHFFLGGIFNKVKDAVGGGIKGVTDWLANTVEAAAEIISDPIGAVTELVRKPVDALMGGFPLAGQLGDAVKEIPGNAITSIGEWLKKKTETLGTGSAPVDFAKTLLGTPYVWGGSSIPPGLDCSGLVYYALTHTGHRAPRLTAAGYQAVASPVTSPIPGDVVFWGNPAYHIAWYAGRGQIVEEPHPGGSARQVPVYGSVTYGRLKYDQGGLLQPGLSLVANETGKPEPVFTGGQWDLLAQLAASRDRWPEKVTLLDANGSLLGEMDVRIERAVGPASRGRLRETLGV